The genomic region TAGGTCTTGCCCTTGATGCCGAAGAAGTTTGCCGGACCACATTCGTCGATGTACTTCTTTTCCTTTGCGTCCAGGTAAATCGTGCTGGAGTAACCGAGCTTCTTAGCTTCTGCAAGGGACTGGAGGCTAGCGGCGTAGTTACCGCCGACCTTCACCGTACCCGTGCCCTGCGGAGCGGCGCGGTCGTAGTTGCGGCTAATCATCATGTCCACCGGCTTGAACCCGTCCTTGAAGTACGGACCCACCGGAGTCACGAACATCATGAGCAGGTATTCGTCAGCGGGCTTCACACCGACTTCCGGGCTCATACCGATGAGGAGCGGACGGATGTAGAGCGTTGCACCGTAGCCATACGGTGGAACAAAGCGCTTGTTGGCCTTCACCACGGTGTGGACCATTTCGCGGAACAGTTCAACAGGCGGCACAGCCATGAGTACGCGGTTAGCAGTGTTCTGCATGCGCTTGGCGTTTTCGTCGACGCGGAAAATACGGACCTTGCCGTCCTTGCCCGTGTAAGCCTTGAGGCCTTCAAAACCTTCCTGGCCGTAATGCAAGCAAGTAGCGGCCATGTGGATGCTGATGTCCTTGGAAGAAGACAGCTCGATCTTGCCCCACTGACCATTGCGGTAGTAGCAGCGAACGTTGTAATCGGTGTCATAATAACCGAAGGGGAGCGTCTTCCAATCGACAGTATTCAAATCAACTTGCATAGTATTAACCTTTTTTGCAATGGTGCATTTTTAAAGGTATCATTCGGTACCGCACAGAAAAATACAATTATAAACGTCGTTTTGGCTTGTTCCGCATTAAAAATTATCGAAAAAAAGTACCCCGCGAAAAAAACGGGAGCAATATTCCCTACGGGAGCATAACTCCCATTTTTCTAGCGCCCCTATAAGGCCCTTTCAAAAGAGAATTGCCCTTTTTTATCGAAAAAAGCCATTTTGCGCAATATTGGCATAAGATTTGCTTTTACTGGGGCAAACATCTTTAACTAACGAGGTACAAAATGAAAAACAAACTCATTCCTGCATTGGCTCTGTCCGTCATGGGATTTTTCGCCACCACCACCTTCGCCCAGGAAGAATCCGTTCCTGTAGCAGATGAATCCGTCGCAGAGGAAGTCGTTACAGACGAAACCACAAGCGATTCCAAGGACGTTTCTAAAAAGGCGGACAAGGAAGACCCCAGGGCAGACCGTGGCAAGGAGCGCCATGAACGCAAGGCCGCCAAGAAAGCCGAAATAGCAAACCACAAGGCCGAAAAGAAGGCTCTGAAAGAAGAACGTAACGCCGAACGTGCCGAAAAGAAGGAAGCCAAGAAGGCTGAAAAGGAAAACCGGAAGGCTGAAATGAAGGCCCTGAAGGAAGAACGCGAAGCTGCCCGTGCCGAACAGAAAGAAGCCAAGAAGGCAGAAAAGGAAAGTCGAAAGGCAGAAAAGAAGGCACTAAAGGAAGAACGCGACGCCGAACGCGCAGAACAGAAAGAAGCCAAGAAGGCAGAAAAGGAAAGCCAGAAGGCCGAATCGAAAGAAGAACGCAAGGCCGAAAAGAATGCGCAAAAAGAAGAGCGCAAGGCAAGCAAGAGCCGCAACCACTAATCAGCCAAAAATTAGGTACAGAAAGGGCGCGAGACATCGCGCCCTTTACGTATCCTAAATATCCCACTTGACGCCCGTTTTCAACTGCGAATAGAAACTGCTTTGTGGATATCCGGTTTCGTAATCCGCCGGAAGCACATAATAGCGATAGAACTGTTCCGCCCCGATAAACAAGCCAAAAGCCCCCGGTTTCCACGAAACCGTAAGCCCCCAGGAACCGCTGAACTTTTCAACCGTCTCATACTCCGCATCAGGACCATCCACGACAAATCCGTAAAACAGATTCATCTTCGCGTCAACGGAAATATCCGTCCTGAACCTGTACGAGAACGAAGGCTTGAACGACGGGCCAAACCATTTGAGCCAATAGGGCGTACTGATAGAATCGGCCTCGAATCGCGCCCCCAGATAGACGGAACTTTTCCACCCGTACTTCACGAACCTATGCCAAGAAGCGTAGGCCGTAACGAACAAGGGACCGTCAAAGCTGTCATAGCCCATAAACGCGGCGCCCACCTTCTGCGAGCCGATTCGAACAAAGTATTTTTCAAGCCAAGCGTAAAAATCGGGAACCCAGCCCTCGTCTTCCGAGACATTCAAGTTCGCGCCGACATCCAGCACCAGGGAATTCCCCAAAAGGCTATACCCCACGCCAAACGATCCTTCCCAGGCGCTCGTATCCAGGCTCGGCATATCCTCCTTGTCCACAAACCAGTCCCCCGACGCATTGACTTCAAAGGAGTGGCTCCAGACCATCGATTCATATTCCAGAGAAGCGCTTATCGAAGACGACAGTTCGCTCCCCGTTTCGGCCTCGGAAACATCGCTCCTCTTGTAGCGCAGCCCAATATAGCTAACGTTCCCGAAGGTATGAAATTTCCAAGGGCTTTCCGCCGAAGCCAGAGAATCGTCAGCGGTTTCACCCAAGGCACCATGGTATTCATCTACAATTTCCTGGATTTCTGCGGTATAGGGGCCAGGCTCTGCCACGGCGGATTCGAACAGTTCCAGCGCACGTGCAATATCACCCGCCTCTTCGGCCTTTAGCGCACGGTAATAAAGATCCTCCTGGGACTCCGCCATCGCAAGAGAAAATAAAAGCAGAAAAAAGATTGCCAGATACCGCGCCATCACCCCTAAATATATTAAAAGATTTATTCTACCGGTATCTCCACCGTGACCAATTTCACAATTTGTTATTTTATACCCCGATGAATTCCCTGTTGCAAAAATCGATTGACGGAAACCGCCTGACTCCATCAGAAGCCCTCGACTTATTGAAAAACGCCCCGTGGACAGAAGTCGCCCAGGCGGCCAACACCGTACGGCACCGGATCAACCCCGGCAACAAGGTGGGCTACACGGCGTTTCGCATCGTGAACTATACGAACGTCTGCGAAATCACGTGCAGCTTTTGCAGTTTCTGCCGCCCCGCGCACAGCGCAGACGCCTACGTGCTTAGCCTGGACGAAATCCGCCAAAAGACGCTCGAAGCCAAGGCCAGGGGCGCCGACCAGATTTTTTTGCAGGGGGGCGTCAACAAGGATATTCCGCTGAGCTACTACACCGATGTCCTGAAAATGCTTACACAGGAAATGGGCGTAAAAGTTCGCGGTTTTTCGCCAGTGGAACTGGTGCGCATCGCCGAATTCAACGGAATTTCGCTCGACGAGCTGCTAGATATTCTTAAGGACGCAGGTCTCAGTTCCGTTCCGGGAGCCGGAGCCGAAATCCTTTCCGACCGCATGCGCCAAATGCTAAGCCCCCAAAAGCTCCCCGCGCAAAAGTGGTGCGACACACTTGCCGCCTGCCACAAGAAGGGGCTCCCGGGGAGCGCGAACATCGTCTTTGGCAGCATCGAGACCCCCGAAGAAATCATCGAGCACCTGGATTACGTACGCAAGACGCAAGACATTGCGCAGGGATTCAAGAGTTTCGTGGTGTGGACCTTCCAGCCGCAGACCGACAAGTTCCCCATCCGCCACGTGCGCGGCGACGAATACCTCAAGTTGCTCGCACTTTCCCGCCTGTACCTCGACAACATCCCGCATATCGAGGTATCACTCCTTGGCATGGGGCTTTCGCTCGGAGAACTCGGACTGCATAGCGGCGCCGACGACATCAACAGCATCGTCATCGAAGAAAACGTGCTGAAAAATCACGGACTCACAACCATCGAAGCGGCCGAAAAGTTCATCACCGACGCCGGCTTCACCCCCTACCGCCGTTCTTTAAACTTTGATTAAGGCGAGAGTCGCAGAAAAATGCTCGCGCAAGCGCCATTTTTCTATGACCGAGCCGTTTCAAAGCGCGCTCCGCAGGAGCGCCACTTTGACTAGAGATCCAACTCCTTCGAACCTTGCGGCCCTTCGGCAAGCTCAGGGACCTTAGGTTGGTGCACTTCGGCAAGCTCAGGATGACACGCCCCAGGCGCCTGACACCTGAAACCTGACCCATCAGATAAAAAAAACACCGGTTCGCTTGTTCAGCGTAACCGGCGATAACCATAGAGAGAGAAAAACAGCTTTTGCGGCTAATTAGGCGCGCTTAGCGTGCTTCTTGAAGCTCTTGATCAGGAGGGCAGCGAGAATGCAGTACATATTACCTTTTATCCTTTATTTTCGACGTTTTATCGTCTTTTTGAAATAGCGCGCCAAATTTAACAAAATTTTACTAACGTTTCAAGGGGAAAAAGAATATATTTTGTCACTTTTTGGATTATCGCTTCGCTCAAATCCCAAATGCTAGCCTCGGTCATGCCAAAACAAGTTTTGTCGCGACTCTCGGCCTACGCATTTGTCTTACACGGCCGCCCTGAATCCCATTTTTCCTCCGCATTGCTCCGAGAATGACTTTTAAGTAGAGATCCTTCGACTACAAGCCTAACGGCTCTCCGCTCAGGATGACATAACTAGTAGAGTCATCCTCAACCAACTCTGAAGCGTAGCGATAGAGGCGGGAGGGGATCCATCAATACTTTTCCCTAACCACCAACCACTAATCACAACCTACTGTCTACCATCTCCATATTTGTC from uncultured Fibrobacter sp. harbors:
- a CDS encoding CofH family radical SAM protein is translated as MNSLLQKSIDGNRLTPSEALDLLKNAPWTEVAQAANTVRHRINPGNKVGYTAFRIVNYTNVCEITCSFCSFCRPAHSADAYVLSLDEIRQKTLEAKARGADQIFLQGGVNKDIPLSYYTDVLKMLTQEMGVKVRGFSPVELVRIAEFNGISLDELLDILKDAGLSSVPGAGAEILSDRMRQMLSPQKLPAQKWCDTLAACHKKGLPGSANIVFGSIETPEEIIEHLDYVRKTQDIAQGFKSFVVWTFQPQTDKFPIRHVRGDEYLKLLALSRLYLDNIPHIEVSLLGMGLSLGELGLHSGADDINSIVIEENVLKNHGLTTIEAAEKFITDAGFTPYRRSLNFD
- a CDS encoding branched-chain amino acid aminotransferase: MAKKVNTMQVDLNTVDWKTLPFGYYDTDYNVRCYYRNGQWGKIELSSSKDISIHMAATCLHYGQEGFEGLKAYTGKDGKVRIFRVDENAKRMQNTANRVLMAVPPVELFREMVHTVVKANKRFVPPYGYGATLYIRPLLIGMSPEVGVKPADEYLLMMFVTPVGPYFKDGFKPVDMMISRNYDRAAPQGTGTVKVGGNYAASLQSLAEAKKLGYSSTIYLDAKEKKYIDECGPANFFGIKGKTYVTPKSESILPSITNKSLQQLAEYLGYTVERRQVPFEELAEFSETAECGTAAVITPIKKIVDPVAGREFTYGDGKNPGPVCTELFTKYTAIQFGEAPDPFGWTEVVDL